From a single Pseudomonas cremoricolorata genomic region:
- a CDS encoding YcgN family cysteine cluster protein, with protein sequence MNADTAPFWRRKTLEQLSPVEWESLCDGCGLCCLQKLEDEDDGGVYYTRIACKLLDLQTCQCSDYPGRFAAVPDCIQLTPGKADQFKWLPTTCGYRLVSEGQDLPAWHPLVCGDRSQVHAQRISQAGRMLSESEVNEDDWEDHLIFRAG encoded by the coding sequence ATGAACGCAGACACCGCGCCGTTCTGGCGGCGCAAGACCCTCGAACAACTGAGCCCGGTCGAATGGGAATCGCTGTGCGACGGCTGCGGCCTGTGTTGCCTGCAAAAGCTCGAGGATGAAGACGACGGTGGCGTGTACTACACGCGCATCGCCTGCAAGCTGCTCGACCTGCAGACCTGCCAGTGCAGCGATTACCCAGGGCGCTTCGCCGCCGTGCCTGACTGCATCCAGCTCACACCGGGCAAGGCCGACCAGTTCAAGTGGTTGCCGACCACGTGTGGCTATCGTCTGGTCAGTGAAGGCCAGGACCTTCCCGCCTGGCATCCGCTGGTCTGCGGCGATCGCAGCCAGGTTCATGCCCAGCGCATCTCCCAGGCCGGGCGCATGCTCAGCGAGTCCGAGGTCAACGAAGACGACTGGGAAGACCACCTGATCTTCCGCGCCGGCTGA
- a CDS encoding DUF2892 domain-containing protein, with protein sequence MRDILSNEHNVQGIERIGSVAGGALMITKGLRKGGFLGLVQIAMGGFAVARGVRGQCAAKTWFQEHRSEYLRLREGIEHDAAELTRLKASADAATRGVTVTGKDPL encoded by the coding sequence ATGCGCGACATTCTTTCCAACGAGCATAACGTCCAGGGCATCGAGCGTATCGGCTCGGTTGCCGGCGGCGCCCTGATGATTACCAAGGGCCTGCGCAAGGGCGGCTTCCTCGGCCTGGTGCAGATCGCCATGGGCGGCTTTGCGGTAGCGCGTGGCGTGCGCGGGCAGTGCGCTGCCAAGACCTGGTTCCAGGAGCATCGCTCGGAGTACCTGCGCCTGCGTGAGGGCATCGAACATGACGCCGCCGAGCTGACCAGGCTCAAGGCCAGCGCCGACGCCGCCACCCGCGGCGTGACCGTCACCGGTAAAGATCCGCTGTAA
- a CDS encoding YajD family HNH nuclease: MSSASTSAATARLDRILADAKRDKEMGYRDKALKMYPHVCGRCAREFAGKRLSELTVHHRDHNHDNNPQDGSNWELLCLYCHDNEHSRYTDQQYFSDGSLSSPTTAKATHNPFAALGDLLKK; the protein is encoded by the coding sequence ATGAGCTCGGCCTCTACTTCCGCCGCCACCGCGCGCCTCGACCGCATCCTTGCCGACGCCAAGCGCGACAAGGAAATGGGCTACCGCGACAAGGCCCTGAAGATGTACCCGCACGTCTGCGGCCGCTGCGCCCGCGAGTTCGCCGGCAAGCGCCTGTCGGAGCTGACCGTGCATCACCGCGACCACAACCACGACAACAATCCCCAGGACGGCTCCAACTGGGAACTGCTGTGCCTGTACTGCCACGACAACGAACACTCCCGCTACACCGACCAGCAGTACTTCAGCGATGGCTCGCTGAGTTCCCCAACGACCGCCAAGGCGACCCACAACCCCTTCGCGGCACTGGGCGATCTGCTGAAAAAGTGA
- a CDS encoding S9 family peptidase, translating to MPATDRTAQPPIARTRSSGDPYAWLQQRDDAEVLAYLEAENTYQQTCLAHQAQARETLFEEIKGRILETDLSLPSPWGPYLYYTRTTAGDEYPRHYRCPRPADDSNQVDEQGEELLLDPNALAAGGFLSLGAFSVSPDHQRLAYSLDTSGDEVYTLFVKELSSGAVTALPFDDCDGSMTWANDSQTLFFSELDDTHRPWRLRRHTLGQDTAQTVFEEPDGRFFLHCYRSSSERQLVLLLNSKTTSEAWVLDAGTPNAAFTCLAPRIEGHEYFPDHGQLDGQWRWFIRSNQHGINFALFHAPADQVPSQQQWQVLVAHREQVMLEGLNLNAGAYTLSLREGGLPIIEVHPQGLEAYRVELPDAAYSLYVQDSLEFVSARIRLRYEALNRPAQVRQLNLVDGAQTVLKQTPVLGDFDADAYVSERLWATAADGTQVPISLVRRRSDLQRTVPLYLYGYGAYGESLDPWFSHARLSLLERGVAFAIAHVRGGGELGEAWYRAGKQAQKQNTFDDFIACAEHLIDTGVTTADRLAISGGSAGGLLIGAVLNQRPELFGCAIAEVPFVDVLNTMLDPDLPLTVTEYDEWGNPQDPEVHARIKAYAPYENVKAQAYPAMLVVAGYNDSRVQYWEAAKWVARLRTLKTDDNLLLLKTEMDAGHGGMSGRYQGLRDVALEYAFVLETLQVA from the coding sequence ATGCCCGCCACCGATCGCACCGCCCAGCCGCCCATCGCCCGCACGCGGTCCTCCGGCGATCCCTACGCCTGGCTGCAACAACGCGACGACGCTGAAGTCCTGGCCTACCTGGAAGCCGAGAATACCTACCAGCAAACCTGCCTGGCACATCAGGCCCAGGCGCGCGAGACGCTGTTCGAGGAAATCAAAGGGCGCATCCTGGAAACCGACCTGTCGCTGCCTTCGCCGTGGGGGCCGTACCTGTACTACACGCGCACCACCGCCGGAGACGAATACCCACGCCATTACCGTTGCCCAAGGCCGGCCGACGATTCCAACCAGGTCGACGAGCAAGGCGAGGAACTGCTGCTCGACCCCAACGCGCTGGCCGCTGGCGGTTTTCTGTCGCTCGGCGCCTTCAGTGTCAGCCCCGACCATCAGCGCCTGGCCTACAGCCTCGATACCAGTGGCGATGAGGTCTACACGCTGTTCGTCAAGGAACTGAGCAGCGGCGCCGTCACCGCCCTGCCCTTCGACGACTGCGACGGCAGCATGACTTGGGCCAACGACAGCCAGACGCTGTTCTTCAGCGAGCTGGACGACACTCACCGACCCTGGCGCCTGCGCCGTCACACCCTTGGCCAGGACACTGCGCAGACGGTGTTCGAAGAGCCCGACGGACGCTTCTTCCTGCACTGCTACCGCAGCAGTTCCGAACGCCAATTGGTGCTGCTGCTCAATAGCAAGACCACCAGCGAAGCCTGGGTGCTCGACGCCGGCACGCCCAACGCCGCGTTCACCTGCCTGGCCCCGCGCATCGAGGGCCATGAGTACTTCCCCGACCACGGCCAGCTCGATGGCCAGTGGCGCTGGTTCATCCGCAGTAACCAGCATGGCATCAACTTCGCGCTGTTCCACGCCCCGGCCGACCAGGTGCCGAGCCAGCAACAGTGGCAGGTGCTGGTAGCCCATCGCGAGCAGGTCATGCTCGAAGGCCTCAATCTCAATGCCGGCGCCTACACCCTGAGCCTGCGCGAAGGCGGCCTGCCGATCATCGAAGTGCACCCGCAGGGCCTGGAGGCGTATCGCGTCGAGTTGCCCGATGCCGCCTACAGCCTGTATGTGCAGGACAGCCTGGAGTTCGTCAGCGCGCGCATTCGCCTGCGGTATGAAGCGCTCAATCGGCCTGCCCAGGTGCGTCAACTGAACCTGGTCGATGGCGCGCAGACGGTGCTCAAGCAAACCCCGGTGCTGGGCGACTTCGATGCCGACGCCTACGTCAGCGAGCGCTTGTGGGCGACCGCCGCCGATGGCACCCAGGTGCCGATCAGCCTGGTGCGAAGGCGCAGCGATCTGCAGCGCACGGTGCCCCTGTACCTGTATGGCTACGGTGCCTACGGCGAGAGCCTCGACCCGTGGTTCTCCCACGCACGGTTGAGTCTGCTCGAGCGCGGCGTGGCCTTCGCCATCGCCCATGTGCGCGGCGGCGGCGAGCTGGGCGAGGCCTGGTACCGCGCCGGCAAGCAGGCGCAGAAGCAGAACACCTTCGATGACTTCATCGCCTGCGCCGAGCACCTGATCGACACCGGGGTCACCACCGCCGACCGCCTGGCGATCAGCGGTGGCAGCGCTGGCGGGCTGTTGATCGGGGCGGTGCTCAACCAGCGCCCCGAGCTGTTCGGCTGCGCCATCGCCGAGGTGCCGTTCGTCGACGTGCTCAACACCATGCTCGACCCGGACCTGCCGCTGACCGTCACCGAGTATGATGAGTGGGGCAACCCCCAGGATCCGGAGGTGCATGCGCGCATCAAGGCCTATGCGCCGTACGAAAACGTCAAGGCCCAGGCCTACCCGGCCATGCTGGTAGTCGCCGGCTACAACGACAGCCGGGTGCAGTACTGGGAAGCGGCGAAATGGGTGGCGCGTCTGCGTACGCTCAAGACCGACGACAACCTGCTGCTGCTGAAAACCGAAATGGACGCCGGACACGGCGGCATGAGCGGGCGTTACCAGGGGCTACGGGACGTGGCGCTGGAGTATGCGTTCGTGCTGGAAACACTGCAGGTTGCCTAA
- a CDS encoding DUF2937 family protein produces the protein MFMSYLRLLLFTVGLLAGIQVPGLINSYSQRVEAHVLESREALNGFKETAERFFNGDLQALVRHYRSSDDPVFNSDANSIESLLIRNQMLENEWQTLQGNWWVRTWHVLVQPDPDLREETLKGYSYQILLVPEAIAWGVGAGLLLSLAVESLLRLIGWLVLGARRRPVKESWR, from the coding sequence ATGTTCATGAGCTACCTGCGTCTGTTGCTGTTCACCGTCGGCCTGCTGGCCGGCATCCAGGTGCCGGGTTTGATCAACAGCTACAGCCAGCGGGTCGAGGCCCATGTGCTGGAGTCCCGCGAAGCTTTGAATGGCTTCAAGGAAACCGCCGAACGCTTCTTCAACGGTGACCTGCAAGCCCTGGTGCGGCATTACCGCAGCAGCGATGACCCGGTGTTCAACAGCGATGCCAACAGCATCGAGAGCCTGCTGATTCGCAACCAGATGCTGGAAAACGAGTGGCAGACCTTGCAGGGCAACTGGTGGGTGCGCACCTGGCACGTGCTGGTGCAGCCCGACCCTGACCTGCGCGAAGAAACCCTCAAAGGCTACAGCTACCAGATCCTGCTGGTGCCCGAAGCCATCGCCTGGGGCGTGGGCGCCGGGCTGCTGTTGTCGCTGGCGGTGGAGAGCCTGTTGCGTCTGATCGGTTGGCTGGTCCTCGGCGCACGCCGCCGGCCGGTCAAGGAGAGCTGGCGCTAA
- a CDS encoding class II glutamine amidotransferase produces the protein MCELLGMSANVPTDIVFSFTGLMQRGGRTGPHRDGWGIGFYEGRGLRLFQDPSASSESEVANLVQRYPIKSEVVIGHIRQANVGTVCLSNTHPFVRELWGRNWCFAHNGQLREFSGEKTFYRPVGDTDSEAAFCDLLNRVRAAFPEPVAVEQLLPVLVEACAGYRSQGVFNCLLSNGDWLFCFCSTKLVHITRRAPFGAARLKDVDLIVDFLTETTPNDVVTVIATEPLTENETWNRYAPGDWALWRHGECTAHGHSEEAPACS, from the coding sequence ATGTGTGAATTGCTCGGCATGAGCGCCAACGTGCCCACCGATATCGTCTTCAGTTTTACCGGCCTGATGCAGCGTGGCGGGCGCACCGGGCCGCACCGTGATGGCTGGGGCATCGGCTTTTACGAAGGGCGTGGCCTGCGGCTGTTCCAGGACCCGTCGGCGAGCAGCGAGTCGGAGGTGGCCAATCTGGTGCAGCGCTACCCGATCAAGAGCGAAGTGGTGATCGGTCACATTCGCCAGGCCAATGTCGGCACCGTCTGCCTGTCCAACACCCACCCGTTCGTACGCGAGCTGTGGGGCCGCAATTGGTGCTTTGCGCACAATGGTCAATTGCGTGAGTTCAGCGGCGAAAAGACCTTCTACCGTCCGGTCGGGGATACCGACAGCGAGGCAGCGTTTTGCGACCTGCTCAACCGCGTGCGCGCAGCATTTCCCGAACCGGTGGCCGTCGAGCAACTCTTGCCGGTGCTGGTCGAGGCCTGCGCCGGGTATCGCAGCCAGGGCGTGTTCAACTGCCTGCTGAGCAACGGCGACTGGCTGTTCTGTTTCTGCTCGACCAAGCTGGTGCACATCACCCGGCGCGCGCCGTTTGGTGCGGCGCGGCTCAAGGATGTCGACCTGATCGTCGACTTTCTCACCGAAACCACCCCCAACGACGTGGTCACGGTGATCGCCACCGAGCCGCTGACCGAAAACGAAACCTGGAACCGTTACGCGCCCGGTGACTGGGCGCTGTGGCGCCACGGTGAGTGTACCGCCCACGGCCACAGCGAGGAGGCCCCGGCATGTTCATGA